Genomic window (Granulicella arctica):
AGCAGGCGTTTGGCGGCGGCACGAACCCGGAAGACAACAAGGCAATCTTCCCCATCACGACCTACCACAAGCTCCATCCGGAGAGCCTGGACTACTGGATCTCGCTCAAGTATGACGATCCCAAGAATCGGCCACTCGTTGAAGATGAGCTGACGGAATTGCTGCGGCGACGGCGCAAGGTCCTCAATGCGGCACCCGATAACTTTGCCGTCTTTGGCACCGATTCGCTCACGCGGCTGTGGAACCAGGTCACCGGCGGCCTCTTCCTTTTGCTGTTCGCGCTCTCGAGCGTGGCCCTATTGGTGGGCGGTGTTGGCGTCATGAATATCATGTTGGTCTCCGTTACGGAGCGCACCCGGGAGATCGGCGTTCGCAAGGCCATCGGCGCGACCAAACGCACGATCCTCACCCAGTTCACGCTGGAGGCGATGACCCTGTGCGCTGTGGGCGGCATCGCCGGGGTCGTTGTGGGAAGCGTGATCTCGCTCGGCTTAAAGCTGGTTCTTCCGGCGATTTTGTCGTCATTGTGGATCGGAACGGCCTTTGCCAGCTCCTGCGCGATCGGTCTGCTCTTCGGAATTTATCCGGCGTGGAAGGCTGCAAACCTCAACCCGATCGAGGCCCTGCGGTACGAGTAGAATAGCCATCCGGTCTGCAATCAGTACGATCGGTGCTTTTCTTACGCTGCAATGTTACCTAAGTTCGGTAGACTAGGCAGATGGCGACCGCAATCGAGGTGATCACAACCCTGATAACGCTGTGCGGACTCGCCTACCTGGTGCTCGCACTCTGGTCGGCACGAGACTTCGGCAGGCGCTGGCGTAAGACCTTCGCAGCAAACCCTGCGGTCTTTGCCCCGGATGTATCCGTCCTTAAGCCCGTCAAGGGCGTCGATCCACGTATGTACGCAGGTTTCGTCACCCACTGCATGCAGGAGTACGCCGGCAACTTCGAGCTTGTCTTCGGCGTCAGCAGCATGGACGACCCGGCTGTTGCCGAGATCGAACGTCTTCGCACCGAGTTCCCCGCATGCGCCATCCGGCTCGTCGAGTGCCAGGAGCGCCTGGGGACGAGCGGCAAGGTCAGCAACCTGATCCAGATGCTGCGCGAGGCACGCTACAGCCACGTACTCGTTAACGACAGCGACATCTGCGTCTCTCCGCTCTATCTCTCCCGGGTCATGGCATCGTTCGTCGACCCGCTTGTCGGCATGGTCACCGCACCATACCTCGGGCGGTCCGTGTCGAACGGCACCGGGCCGACGGTCTGGTCGAAGCTGGAAGCTCTCGGCATCTCGACGGACTTTATGCCCGGTGTGCTGACGGCGCGGAAGCTTGAGGGCGGCCTGCACTTCGGCCTCGGCTCAACCCTTGCCATGCGGCGCTCCGCTCTTGAGAAGGCTGGCGGTCTCGAGCCGCTGGCCGACTTCCTGGCGGACGACTACGAGCTCGGCAAACGCATCGCCGCCTCCGGCTTTCGCGTTGAACTTTGTGCGGAGGTTGTCGAGACGACCGTGCCCGCATACGACTTCCGCGGCTTCTGGGACCATCAACTGCGCTGGGCGCGGTCGACCCGCGACTCCCGCAAGCTCGGCTACATCGGCCTCGGCATCACCTACGCTCTTCCCTGGGCCTTGATGACCTGCATCGCCAGCGGCTTTGAGCTGTGGAGCTTTACCCTGCTCAGCCTCGTTTTGCTGGCGCGCGTGGCCGTTGCGCTCACGGTCGGTGTGGGTATTCTGCGCGATCCGCAGGTCCTCCGCGACCTCTGGCTGCTGCCCGTCCGCGATGCCTGGGGGCTGATCTTCTGGGTCTGGAGCTTCGCCGGCGACACGGTCGTCTGGCGCGGCGAGCGCTTCCGCCTGCAGGAGGGCCACATCGCCCGCGTCCAGAGCGCCTGACGCCTCGATGTGTTTCCATGGAGTGCTGCGAGACGAGCCACTTGGCCCTCGTGTCAACCAAGGAGAAGACATGCGCGCTCTCAACTTCCTCATCATCGCCGGGCTGTTTGCGACAGGCAGCGTGGCACCCTTGGCGCAACAGACGGTGGTGCCGCTCTACGCCGGAGTAGCGCCGGGTTCAGAGGGTAAGACCGCAGCCGAGGCAGTCAGGATCACGCCCCAAGGCGAGCATGTGTACTCCTCCGTGCATCACCCCTCGATCACAGTGTATCTACCGGCTCCGGGCACAGCGACGGGCGTTGGAGTGCTGGTGATTCCGGGTGGCGGGCACAGTGAGATCTGGGCGGACCATGAAGGGTTCAACGTAGCGGCGTGGCTCAGCCAGCACGGCATCGCGGCGTTCGTGGTCAAGTATCGGCTCGCTCGCGAGGCTGGCTCCACATACACCGTGGAGGGGACGGAGCTGGACGATGTGCAGCGAGCCATGCGCGTCATTCGCAGCCGTGCTGTGGAGTGGAGCGTCGATCCGGCGCGGCTGGGTGTGATGGGGTTCTCGGCGGGTGGAGAGCTGGCCGCACTGGTCAGCACGCGGTCCGATGCAGGTTCGCCATCCAGTCAGGATCTGGTGGCGCGGCAGAGCAGCAGACCGGCGTTTCAGGCGCTGATCTATCCCGCAATCCCGAAAAACATGGCGCTCTCAAAGGACACACCGTCCGCCTTTCTTGCCTGCGGTGCCAACGATGAGGCCCGCATCTCGGAGGCACTGCCGGAGCTTTACCTGAGCATGAAGCATGCCGGAGTTCCAGCGGAGCTACACGTCTTCGCAGGGATCGGCCATGGCTTCGGCGTTCGCAAGACGAACCCGAGCAACGTGATCGACTGGCCGGACCTCTTCTACCGCTGGCTCGGTAGCTCCGGCTTCCTCAGAAAGTAATCAAGTGGCGACAAGTTCGAGGTGATCGACCAGAGTCTCTTCGACATCGTTATGAGCAGGTGAAACCGGAGCGAGGCCGCGGCTGTATTGTCGAGGCGAACATCCCATGACTCGCTTAAATGCCGTGCTGAACGCGCTCTCGGACTCATAGCCAAGCGACAGGGCGATGGCGGAGATCGGGTCGCTTGAGTTCACCAGCTTGTCCCCGGCGAGCAGCATGCGCCAGCGCGTCAGGTACTCCATGGGCGACGATCCAACCGTCTGCTTGAACTTCAGCGCGAAGATCGATCGCGACATACCAGCTCGCTCGGCCAACTCCTGCAGGCTCCAGCGATGGGCTGGATTTTCGTGCATCGCGGTGATGGCCACGCTCATGTTTGGGTCGGCGAGGGCGAAGAGCCAACCGACACCGCCGCCAAGGCCTTCCGCCAGATGTAATCGCAGAGCCTGCACCAGCATCATGTACGCGAGCTGCTGGGCAACGAGAACGCCTCCCGGTTGGCGCTCCCGCAGCTCCAGCATCATCCGCTCGAGTGACCAGCGCATGGCCTCCTTATCCGACTCCTTGCGGATGTGCACGATGGGTGGGAGCATCGCCAGCAGGATATCGGCGTGTTTGCCGGTGAGGGCGAAGTGGCCACCGACACCGAAGCAATCACCGCCACCATTAAGCACGCGGATCGCCCCATTGAGCGGCAGCTTGAAGAGTTCGAAGACGTCCACGGGGAGAAGGGCCAGATTATTGGTGAGGCAGAATGGAAGTCCACGCGGCAACAGGAAGCAGTCCCCCGGTTCAAGTCGTACCGGGTCGGGAACGCCCTCAACCGTCAGCCAGCCTCGGCCTGAGACGAGGGAGTAGCACTTGATCCCGTCGTGCCGGGGAAACTGAATGGACCATTCCCCGCCCATATCGAAGCCGCCGGACATGTAGCTGCGCGGCTTCAGCAGCGACAACACATCAGAGAGTGGATCCATTGTAGATACCTTCTTTTCGGACGATCGCAAAGATAAAACGGACTTTCCAGCATAGATTGTATCGTTTCCAGGGCCTATCGTTCTCATAATGGATCGCAAAACGCTGGTCCTGAGTGACGTACAAGGAGAGGTTGCTATGCGTGTCTTTCTTACAGGTGCAACAGGATTCATCGGTACGGCTCTCGTGCCGGAGCTGATCAACGCGGGCCACCAGGTGCTTGGTCTTTCCCGCTCGGATGCGGGTGCCAGGGCTCTTCTCGCCGCCGGTGCCGAGGTGCATCGCGGCGATATCGAAGATCTCGAAAGTCTGCGTAGCGGAGCAGCCGAGGCAGATGGCGTCATCCACACTGCCTTCAATCACGACTTTTCGAAGTTCGTCGAGAACTGCGAGGCAGATAGGAAGGCGATCGAGGCGATGGGCGACGTGCTCGTTGGATCTGACCGTCCGCTGATCATCACCTCCGGCACCGGGATGGGGAACGCGGCACCCGGTCAGCCCGCGACCGAAGATCATTTCGATCCCAACAACCCAAATCCCCGCAGAGCTTCAGAGCTGGCAGGCGCTTCCGTGGCAGAGCGCGGAGTCAATCTATCCGTGGTGCGGCTTCCGCAGGTTCACGATCAGTTCAAGCAGGGGCTGATTACCTACCTGGTCGCCGTTGCGCGTGAGAAGGGTGTTTCGGCGTATGTCGGCGAGGGGCTCAATCGCTGGCCGGCGGTGCCCCTGCTCGATGCTGCCCGGCTCTACCGGCTGGCGCTCGAAAAGGCCTCTGCGGGTGCTCGCTATCACGCGGTCGCCGAAGAGGGCGTGACAGCGCGGGCGATGGCGGAATCGATCGGTCGAGGATTGAAGATCCCCGTGGTTTCAAAGAGCGCTGAGGAAGCCGGTGCGCACTTCGGCTGGCTTGGCATGTTCGTCGGGTACGACATGCCAGCCTCAAGCGCGCTCACACAGGAGCGGCTCGGATGGCACCCGACTGGCCCGGGGCTGATCTCCGATATGGACGCAATGCAGTATTGAAGCAAATGAAGTGCGTAGCTGCGGCCAATGGATGCCGCAGCTACGCAGGGCATCGATCAGAAGGTAAAGGTCGCCCCAGTCAGGCGTTCGGTCTCGGTCCACAGACGATTCGCCAGGTTCAGGTCTTTGGCCGCAGGAGCGATCTTTGCCGGGACCGGATGACCCTTCAGTTCCTGAAACCCACTTGGCCCGTAGTAGCCGCCGGAGGTTGCCGCGGAAGAGGTCGCGGCGAACAGCGTGGGCAGCGCCCCGTGATGGGCATCCTGCGAGGCGAGCGGCTTCAGGATCATCTCCATAATGCGAAAACTGAGTGGGCTGGCGCCGGCAGGGCCGCTGGTCTGGAGATTGGTGATCGCATAACCGGGATGGGCACCTGTGCTGAGGATCGGCGAACCTGCAGCGGTAAGGCGGCGCTGGAGCTCAAGCTGAAAGATAAGATCGGCGAGCTTGGACTGCGAGTACGCTCCGAACATGGGCTTGTAGACGCGCTCTGACTGCAGGTTGTCGAACTCGATCTTGCCTTGGTTGGAAACTCCGCTCGCCACCGTAACGATGCGCGTGCCGCGCTCCTGCTTCATCTGCGGATAGAGGAGCGAGGTCAGCAGGAAAGGCCCAAGATAGTTCGTGGCAAACTGGCGCTCGTAGCCATCGACGGTCAGTTCGCGTTGCGGGACGGACATTACGCCGGCATTGTTGATGAGCAGGTCAAGCGACCGGCCGGGCAATCTCTCAGCGATCGAAGCGGCGAAGGCGCGGACACTGGCGAGAGATGCCAGGTCGAGGATGCCGGGTGTGAGCGATGCGCTGGGAACCTCGCGGCGGATCCGCTTGATTGCTTCGTTAGCTTTGTCGAGCGAGCGGGCCGGGAGGATGATCTCCGCGCCACGGCGTGCCAGTTCGAGAGCCGTCTCGTAGCCGATGCCGGAGTTCGCGCCGGTGATGAGAACACGCCGGCCCTGCTGGGAGGGAATGTCGTTTGCGGTGAAAGGAGAGTTCGTTTTCGTTGCCATAGATGCAGTATGCTTCCATTAGTATCCGTTGGCAATAAGGCACCTTTGTAGCGCGTACTTACCTTGAGGTAACTAATGAACAAGCGAATCGATTGGGTAGAGGCCAATGCGGCCTGTGAAGCACTGGACGAAAACGAAGACTCCCTTACCCGCGATATCGTGACCCGGCTTGCCGAGAAGTGGACGCTCTGGACTTTGGCTGAACTGGCAGCAGAAGAGGCTCCGCTTCGTTTTTCGCGCCTGCTGGAGCGGGTGGAAGGTGTAAGTCAGAAGTCGCTGACCAAGGTGCTGCGACAGCTGGAGCGTGACGGACTTGTGACGCGCGTCGTGTTTGCGGAGGTTCCCCCAAGGGTGGAGTACGCGATTACTGAGATCGCGCTCGAGATGCTCGAACTTGTGCATCCACTCTGGAAGTGGGCGGCGACGAATGTTGGAAAATTCAAGGCGGCCCAGGCAGGCTATGACTCGCGACAGACGGCAAAGACCACTTAGGACTTACTACTTCGATCTTTGATTGCTCAGGATCTCTTTGCCGCCCGATCGAACGATGACGTAGGCCTCGCCGGGGAGCTTCGGCAAGGGGCCGGGATCGTTGTTCAGGTCCTGCCAGAGGAAGATGCGCTGCGGCCCGGACCAGCGTGCAGCAAGGCTTTGCGGCGTCTCGAAGATCTTTGGGGCATCGGGAAAGAAGCTGCCGTACCAGAGGTTGGAGCTGCGGCCTTCGAGAATGTGCAGATCGTTGCGTCGCAGGTAGAAGCCGAGCGTGCTTGCGGCTTCGTACTCACCGTGGATGACGATCAGATCCTGTGGCTTCAGTTGGGGCGCGATAACCGTGGCAAGCTGGCGCGAACTGAGGACGGGTGCGAAGGTCTGAAGTCCAAGGTGCGCGGCGAGCAGAAAGCCGAAGCTGCCTGCGGCCAGTGCGAGGTTCGCCGCGTGAGGCTGACCCTTTCGCCGGAGGAGCAGGTTGGCCAGCGTGCTTCCGAAGAGAGCGACCGCCGTAAGCAGCAGCGGAACGCGGAAGACGCCCATGGCCCGCTTGTTCAGGTCGAGAAAGTGGCCAAAGGAGAGGGCGTAGTCGCCGGGATTCTGCTGAAGCAGGCTGGCTAGATCAACATCACCCTGCGGCTTGGCACCGGCGAAGGCAAAGAAGAGTGCGGCTGCGGAGGCGATTGAGCCAAGGATCAGGAGGAAGACGGCGATCCGGTTGGCTGACTGTGATGCTCTCTCAACTGCTCCGTCGCTTCGATCTTTTGTCGAAGCAGCCAGCCAGACTGCGATGAGGATAGCGAGTGCCGGGATCGTGGGAAGGACGTAGTATTCCTGTCGAGTAGAGAGGCTGAAAAACAGCATCGGGATCGCAGCCCAGAGTAAAAGTAGCAGCAGAGTACGGTCGGCAGGGTCAGACGTTCTGCGGAGTAGCCTTCGCCAGGGAAGCTGCTTGAGGCTGCTGAAGAGGAAGGCGCTCCACGGCATTAACCAGACCAGTAATAATCCCCAGAACAACAGCAGGGGGACTGTGTCGTAGTCACGTGGAACTCTCAGGTTGAGGTAACGCAGCACCTGTTCGTTGACGAAGTAGAACCACGCCCAGCCGTGGACGTTGCCATCGGTCGGCAGCGGTACCGTCCAGTGGCCGTGTACAAACGCTAACTCGCCGGGGTGACCTTGCGTGGGATTCGCAAGCGCGATGAGGATATGCCACGGTGCCGCAATCGCAAGAAAGACGCAGAGACTGGACCAGGGATGGAGTTGACGAATACGCCGCAGCGTTCCACGTGGAACATCTCTGGTTAACAGCAGGTAGACGAGCACGATGCCGACGGGGAAGACGATACCGATCAATCCCTTGGTGAGGATGTTGATCGCGCAGCAGACGGCGAAACCATAGCAGGCGGCGCGGCCGGGTGTCTCCTGCTGCTCCGTGCGCCAGAAGTAGAAGATGGCGAGGGTCAGCCAGAGGCAGACATCCACATCGGGGATGAGGATGCGGGAGAAGATGAAGATGCCGAAGCTCGAGAGCAGGATGAGTCCGGCGTAGAGCCCGGCGCGAACGCTTCGGAAGGCCTCGCGCGCGAAGCCTTCTGCCACGATGACGAGGCCAAGGACGGTGAGCGCGAGGGGCAGGCGGGCGGCGGCGGTGGTGACGCCGAAGAGCTTGAAGCTGATCGCCATCGACCAGTAGAGGATCGGCGCTTTTTCAAGATAGCGGATGCCGTTCGCGTAGAGGGTGACCCAGTCGTGGCGGAGCAGCATCTCGCGGGCGACCTCGGCGTGGACCGAGTCGGCGTCATCGAGCAGGGCGGGGACGAAGAGGGTGAAGCTGCCGTAGAAGACGAACCAGAGGAGCAGCAGGAGGAGCCGATTGCGGGTGGCGCTCTGGCTGGATGGGGGCTGGGTCATGGCCGGTGTGCCCAGTCTACGCGACCAGCTTTGAAGGTCTTCTATGATGGCAGGGTGAGGTCTGGTTTGGACGATCGCAGCACAGGGATACTCGGCCCACCAACGGAGCTGCTCTTCGGCGATTGGTACCCTGCTGTCCGGGCGCAGACGCTGCGAGCGGGGAAGATGACGACGACGACCCTGCTCGGTATTCCGGTGCTGCTGGGACGGAAGTCGGACGGGCGAGTCTTCGCGATGCGCGACCTCTGTCCGCATCGGGGTATTCCGCTATCGGCTGGATGGTTCGATGGAGAGACAGTGCAGTGCAAGTACCATGGCTGGCGATTCGAGCCATGTGGCGGGCAGTGCGTTGAGATTCCGTCGCTGACGCAGATTCAAAATGAGTCGCTCGATGTGACGAAGATTTATGCGGCTGCGTTCCCTTGTGAGGAGCGCGATGGGTACGCCTGGGTGTACATTCCCCCGGTTGGTGCGGGCCGCATCATGAGCAATCTGCCGCCGGTGCCGGAGCTGCCGAAGTTCTCAGCGAAGTTTCGCGGTGCGCATCTTGTCGCTGATCTGCCGTGCAACGTGGATCACGGCATCATCGGGCTGATGGACCCGGCGCACGGACCGTTTGTGCACCAGGCGTGGTGGTGGCGGTCGAAGGCGAGCATCCACGAGAAAGAGAAGCATTTCGAGCCGATTCCTGAAGGTTTCAGGATGTCAGCGCATGCTCCTTCGGGCAACAGTGCGCCGTACAAGCTGCTTGGTGTCTACGGTGAGCCAATC
Coding sequences:
- a CDS encoding ABC transporter permease: MRLGDLQETVKMSLDTLRANKLRSGLTILGIVIGVMTVITISSVINGLNSSVEDLVQSLGSNVLFVFRFPVFGSRPTTEMLTRKQLTYDDAVAMQELPHVVAVSPVLQFVDNTAPGRVGTTAVKANGHAVQSTKLEGDTPAVKDVNGLDLAEGRFFTDMDMQRSANVTVLGSDTAIALFPGLDPLGREIMAGGMLFTVVGVLEKQKQAFGGGTNPEDNKAIFPITTYHKLHPESLDYWISLKYDDPKNRPLVEDELTELLRRRRKVLNAAPDNFAVFGTDSLTRLWNQVTGGLFLLLFALSSVALLVGGVGVMNIMLVSVTERTREIGVRKAIGATKRTILTQFTLEAMTLCAVGGIAGVVVGSVISLGLKLVLPAILSSLWIGTAFASSCAIGLLFGIYPAWKAANLNPIEALRYE
- the hpnI gene encoding bacteriohopanetetrol glucosamine biosynthesis glycosyltransferase HpnI, producing MATAIEVITTLITLCGLAYLVLALWSARDFGRRWRKTFAANPAVFAPDVSVLKPVKGVDPRMYAGFVTHCMQEYAGNFELVFGVSSMDDPAVAEIERLRTEFPACAIRLVECQERLGTSGKVSNLIQMLREARYSHVLVNDSDICVSPLYLSRVMASFVDPLVGMVTAPYLGRSVSNGTGPTVWSKLEALGISTDFMPGVLTARKLEGGLHFGLGSTLAMRRSALEKAGGLEPLADFLADDYELGKRIAASGFRVELCAEVVETTVPAYDFRGFWDHQLRWARSTRDSRKLGYIGLGITYALPWALMTCIASGFELWSFTLLSLVLLARVAVALTVGVGILRDPQVLRDLWLLPVRDAWGLIFWVWSFAGDTVVWRGERFRLQEGHIARVQSA
- a CDS encoding alpha/beta hydrolase, yielding MRALNFLIIAGLFATGSVAPLAQQTVVPLYAGVAPGSEGKTAAEAVRITPQGEHVYSSVHHPSITVYLPAPGTATGVGVLVIPGGGHSEIWADHEGFNVAAWLSQHGIAAFVVKYRLAREAGSTYTVEGTELDDVQRAMRVIRSRAVEWSVDPARLGVMGFSAGGELAALVSTRSDAGSPSSQDLVARQSSRPAFQALIYPAIPKNMALSKDTPSAFLACGANDEARISEALPELYLSMKHAGVPAELHVFAGIGHGFGVRKTNPSNVIDWPDLFYRWLGSSGFLRK
- a CDS encoding AraC family transcriptional regulator; the protein is MDPLSDVLSLLKPRSYMSGGFDMGGEWSIQFPRHDGIKCYSLVSGRGWLTVEGVPDPVRLEPGDCFLLPRGLPFCLTNNLALLPVDVFELFKLPLNGAIRVLNGGGDCFGVGGHFALTGKHADILLAMLPPIVHIRKESDKEAMRWSLERMMLELRERQPGGVLVAQQLAYMMLVQALRLHLAEGLGGGVGWLFALADPNMSVAITAMHENPAHRWSLQELAERAGMSRSIFALKFKQTVGSSPMEYLTRWRMLLAGDKLVNSSDPISAIALSLGYESESAFSTAFKRVMGCSPRQYSRGLAPVSPAHNDVEETLVDHLELVAT
- a CDS encoding SDR family oxidoreductase; protein product: MRVFLTGATGFIGTALVPELINAGHQVLGLSRSDAGARALLAAGAEVHRGDIEDLESLRSGAAEADGVIHTAFNHDFSKFVENCEADRKAIEAMGDVLVGSDRPLIITSGTGMGNAAPGQPATEDHFDPNNPNPRRASELAGASVAERGVNLSVVRLPQVHDQFKQGLITYLVAVAREKGVSAYVGEGLNRWPAVPLLDAARLYRLALEKASAGARYHAVAEEGVTARAMAESIGRGLKIPVVSKSAEEAGAHFGWLGMFVGYDMPASSALTQERLGWHPTGPGLISDMDAMQY
- a CDS encoding oxidoreductase, which translates into the protein MATKTNSPFTANDIPSQQGRRVLITGANSGIGYETALELARRGAEIILPARSLDKANEAIKRIRREVPSASLTPGILDLASLASVRAFAASIAERLPGRSLDLLINNAGVMSVPQRELTVDGYERQFATNYLGPFLLTSLLYPQMKQERGTRIVTVASGVSNQGKIEFDNLQSERVYKPMFGAYSQSKLADLIFQLELQRRLTAAGSPILSTGAHPGYAITNLQTSGPAGASPLSFRIMEMILKPLASQDAHHGALPTLFAATSSAATSGGYYGPSGFQELKGHPVPAKIAPAAKDLNLANRLWTETERLTGATFTF
- a CDS encoding winged helix-turn-helix transcriptional regulator; translated protein: MNKRIDWVEANAACEALDENEDSLTRDIVTRLAEKWTLWTLAELAAEEAPLRFSRLLERVEGVSQKSLTKVLRQLERDGLVTRVVFAEVPPRVEYAITEIALEMLELVHPLWKWAATNVGKFKAAQAGYDSRQTAKTT
- a CDS encoding ArnT family glycosyltransferase → MTQPPSSQSATRNRLLLLLLWFVFYGSFTLFVPALLDDADSVHAEVAREMLLRHDWVTLYANGIRYLEKAPILYWSMAISFKLFGVTTAAARLPLALTVLGLVIVAEGFAREAFRSVRAGLYAGLILLSSFGIFIFSRILIPDVDVCLWLTLAIFYFWRTEQQETPGRAACYGFAVCCAINILTKGLIGIVFPVGIVLVYLLLTRDVPRGTLRRIRQLHPWSSLCVFLAIAAPWHILIALANPTQGHPGELAFVHGHWTVPLPTDGNVHGWAWFYFVNEQVLRYLNLRVPRDYDTVPLLLFWGLLLVWLMPWSAFLFSSLKQLPWRRLLRRTSDPADRTLLLLLLWAAIPMLFFSLSTRQEYYVLPTIPALAILIAVWLAASTKDRSDGAVERASQSANRIAVFLLILGSIASAAALFFAFAGAKPQGDVDLASLLQQNPGDYALSFGHFLDLNKRAMGVFRVPLLLTAVALFGSTLANLLLRRKGQPHAANLALAAGSFGFLLAAHLGLQTFAPVLSSRQLATVIAPQLKPQDLIVIHGEYEAASTLGFYLRRNDLHILEGRSSNLWYGSFFPDAPKIFETPQSLAARWSGPQRIFLWQDLNNDPGPLPKLPGEAYVIVRSGGKEILSNQRSK
- a CDS encoding Rieske 2Fe-2S domain-containing protein — its product is MDDRSTGILGPPTELLFGDWYPAVRAQTLRAGKMTTTTLLGIPVLLGRKSDGRVFAMRDLCPHRGIPLSAGWFDGETVQCKYHGWRFEPCGGQCVEIPSLTQIQNESLDVTKIYAAAFPCEERDGYAWVYIPPVGAGRIMSNLPPVPELPKFSAKFRGAHLVADLPCNVDHGIIGLMDPAHGPFVHQAWWWRSKASIHEKEKHFEPIPEGFRMSAHAPSGNSAPYKLLGVYGEPITTTIDFLLPNRRIETIRCGEKWFSSLTTVTPVTASTCRIDVVAAWNVFYAVPFVTSIATFFGGRFVRQDQETMIEQAQGLRSNPSLMLIDDADKPAKWYFALKQARLKGSGEHPLSGPVVLRWRS